The sequence below is a genomic window from Hippocampus zosterae strain Florida chromosome 15, ASM2543408v3, whole genome shotgun sequence.
CGAGGTGGAATTGAAGTGATCCTGCGGCGAATATTGAAGGGACGCAAATCGCTCTCGCACTGAACTTCTGTGTTGGAGAGCAGGACTTCGGAGACTTTCTTGTTCTGAAATTCTGGAGGTGTTAGCAAGCCCTTAAGAACTTGTGTATTGTGTGGCTTGGTCATTCCATCAGTGATTGGTGGGGGCATTGAAACATGCCTTCAGAAAACGAGTGGCAGTTGCCTTGagaaacactgtaaattgtttcTTTCACCAagaatgaatgatttattaAATTACTCTCAATCACTTTGTGGCAATTCAGTTATTTCTTCCAACACCACACGGGAACCCTGGAGCCGACATTCAAACTGAGTACGTCACCGCGATGCAGATGTGATAATGCAGCTTCTAAGGTTTAGAAGTTTAGGCTAGTGTTTACACTGTAAATTCTGGTCGACTAAGCTACCACACATATGAACAAATTTGACAAAACCTGTTATTTCAACATAACATTAAGTCAATTAAAGTTGTAAACAATAGTTTGAAAATCTGTTATTTCAACATAACATTAAGTCAATTAAAGTTGTAAACAATAGTTTGAGAGTTCACATCAATCTTATGTTTATTTTGTCTTGCTTGCTGAAAAAATGTCTACTTTTTTGAGATATTTGTATCTATAAAAACTTGCACAAAATAGATTTTACTCTGTGTTGCAATGTGTAGGTATGAAATAACTGGACGTGTTAcatattgtttttaatgaaaacctgatgtgctagagaaaaaaatatctgaaatgaaaataatcctCAAATGTTTCCTTAGAtctctgaatttaaaaaatgtcaacatttgttgATAGTGTAATTTTCGCGTGGCTATTTTTCCTGTCTCCACACTGAAACCGATGGCTTTCCCTCGATGATCTCGCGAGATTTAAATAAACATCTTCGTCAAATTGAAAATAACATTAAAGGTTACATGTAAAATATGTTGACCGATGCGAAAAAAGTAATCCAAAAGTATTTTCAAGCCTTCGTTAGACTATCAGTTGTCTTGTTATTAaagttagaaaaagaaaaaaaggcggaCTAATCCAAAATGACCGTGTTGTCCTCAAGCAATTACTTTATATCGGTGTGTATTTTTGTCCATTAAATTTCAATGCAAGACCATCGTATTCTTTGTGTTCCTACTTATTAAGCTAACGAGTTTTAGGATGCCTTttgaaacaccccccccccccctcccgctccctttgatgataaaatgaatgaaacctTCCATCTAAATTAGTCAAGATGACGTTTTTTGACGACTCTTTCAACTATTGCCACTATTCTTGCACGTCACGTTCACATCAAAGACATGAATGTTgcctttcctaagcatttgtAAGCAGCTACAATATATACACATACTGGGCGACTGATTGCATTGTTAATTTTTAACGACGATATCAACTCGTTTGATTTAAGAGTCACTTTTCCAGATGGATTTCTTGAAGGAGCTCCCCgtctttgacaaaaacaacttcGCCAAGTTTCAGGCAGACTCTGTAAGTAAATTAGCTCTTGGGtcatgtttcccaacctttattgagctacatgagaaaaatctcacggcacactaCTAAACAAAAACGTCAATTCGGTTTGGCTAATTCATTGTACAATATCCTATTTCGCGAACGAGCATTTTAAGGCGGAagtcaaattaaatattttctatGCAATATGTTTGCAATATGTTTGATGTCgcaccactagtctaaacattgTTATTATGATTGACAATGCACTTGTGGAATAAGAATTACCAGTAAGTAGAAAAATCAACCCATTTTGTCCTCTACTACCACCTGCAGTCGACTGAAATTGAGGCCACAGTGCCCACGGGCTGCGTGTTAAAAACCCTgtgaagtgaattcagagatttgtttcaaaCTACATGAAACATGTTTGAATATAATTGTTCAAAACATGTGCAAAGACTTTGAGAACTGCGCTCGCAATAAACCATTTTCTTTTAccttttaaattcaatttttttttcaaatgcaccTGACTAAAAATCAGAGTGGGACTAAATGTGGGTGGAACTAAATGTTTGACTGAACTGTTTGACGAAAATGGCCGAAATGGCAATTCTAACGTTCATTCAGCGTGGGCAGAATGTCCAGCAATGGAGCACGTCCAGCCTTGCCATGTCATTTATAGTATAGTTCATCAGGGTCTTGgtgcatgttgtgtgtgtgtgtgtgtgtagcacaGGCCTGCTCGTGGAGATATTTAACTGTTACGGGAGTGGTCGGGTCCTctaatgttgtattttttagtTCAAAAGTTGTGGATCATTTGAAGTCGTTTCTGCCCAACAATTTGTAGAGCAATGTAATTTTTGCTCCAATGTAATtactgaagtgtttttttgttttgttttgtagaaTCCTCAATTTGCTGTCTATATTCCAACCCAGGATTATCCATCAAAGCAAAGTGAGTCCATTTGACTGGGATCAAACTTCACTTACTTAAACAACACTTACTTGTGCTTTTTGTCTATTTCTCACACAATTTgttctttgattgtttttagtcATTATCCAAGACAGTATTTACGCCCGCTCACAATTTTGTGAAATTTGCAAGGCAAGTCCATCATGACCAGATAGAATCACTGAATGGCTGCACTATCATTCAGTtgaatcttttttattttttgtattaaaatgtgGCTTATTACGATTTTCTTTCCAGATGTTAACATTGCAGCACTCGTTGAACAGCGGGAGGATAATTAACTGCAGGGACGCGCGGAAGGCATTACCACGACAGAGAGAGGAATGAGGATTTTTTAGTCCCACTCTGCAGAAAATTACTTTTCATTTTATAGTTTACATCTATTTCCACTGTATCAAAATAAATCCTAATCATAAAGGGCTTCCGAGTTTTATACTTCTTGGTCAGCACATATCCAAACTCACTAATCaacccatgtttgttttttcttttatctgtaATGTTTATTAAGTGTAAACTCATATGCCTTTGACTTGATTCAAGTGGTATTCATTTGCATCAGGAATACATTCACGAATCCATGTAACaaaataattcattaaaaaaaaagaaatgacatttgaGAAAAATATAAGACTTTTCATGGTCACAGTGACTAGAATGTGAGCTATTGCAGAAGAAtacgttggctttttttttttttaaagtgctaaAGAACACATCATGAACAGGTCACTCATGCGCAGTATGCATTCAATGCAGGCTTGAAAAGGAGAATCAAACCTGGAATGTGACTTGAGTCATGCAACAGTTATATCTCGAAAGAAAAAGATTCATTCGAAGAATCACATTCACTGTACAGCACATGTATTTACATGGAAGCTGTAAGAACTTGTACATATTTCGATGCTTTGTGCAAAGTAAGGTGCATTTATCTGTTGACCTCACATGCGTTCCGCCAGTATGAAAAGCCGTTTGATCGTTAAAGATCCATGTACTAGTATGTTCTTTGTCCTCACTTGGTACGACAATTCAACACTGTAGTAAGAGCGTGTGCTACGTGTGTTATAACCGACATAAAAATAACAGCATTTGATAAAACGAACATCAACCAAACAAGGTGGCGACAGGGTGATGATCTGGTGCGACTTCGAGACCTGGACGATATGttgtgattaactcattcagtaccagccaattctggaccaagtctgaaaagacgtttaaaaacgtctttgggagtgaatgaattaatggTAGAAAATGGTCTGCTGTCTACAAGAAAATCCTGCAGGGGAACGCTTGTGCCCTGTTGCTCAAGCACTCCAGGAGTGTGAGACAGAGCAactacccgaaaaaaaaaaaccaagccaGTCCACTTCTTCAGGTTATTGAGTTGCCAAGTCAAAGTTGGGACTTAAAAATCAATTGAGGTGGTGTAGCATGACTTTAAATAGACAGGTTATTCTGTAATACCTTCCAGTGTTACTGAGATAAAACAATTCTGCAAAGCTCGGAACAAAATACCCCCAAAAGCTGccggcaaagtttttttttttaacttagcaAGACTACGACCTGACTAAATGAAGATCCTCCCCGCACTTAAATATAATCTTAAGCCTAAAGTTGGCATCACACCAATACACATTCACGCTCAAAATATTTGTGAATACGCATGGATTCACTGTAAATAAACTTTACAGCTTTCGAGTCAACGGCTTTCCATAGGCCAGACTTGACATGTGCCACTACTGTGCAAGTGTCTGTTTTAACGTAATCACTGACATTGCAAAtaatgtatttcatttattgtttttgtttttttttaatacactggAATGTTTATGAATTCTTTGAGCCTGAGCTTTCTAAGTCAACCTCTCCTTTATCAGACTCATTTGACGGTAATTCCTCATGAGTCGAGTTGAGCTCAGCCCTGTTGGCATGACAACTGTCCGCCTGGCTGGGAGGCTGCATCCCGTTAGCATACACCACGGTTCCCTCCGACTTGCTGAAACTGAACAGCTTACCCGGACTGAATGTCCTGTTGGGCGACTGATTTCGTTCCTGGCCGCCACCGGTGGCCGAAGAGCTCCCCGTCGATCCGGGTGATCCCGCAGCTGTAGCGGGTTCTTTTTTCACCTCTGTCGACTTTAAAAACTTGAGGAATCCTGGAAGCTTCGCTTCTCCCCCAGTGGGTGACTGAGCCGGGGAGCGGGAGCTACTGGAGGAGAACTTACCCTGAAGGGGGATGATCTGCTTCAGCTTCATCACGTTGTTGTTCCCGAGCAGGGAGCTGGGTCTTTTGGGCTTGCCGCCCGCCGCTTTCTCATGGTGATGCTGGTGATGGGCGTCCGACTTGTGGCACTCGTTCTCCTGACGCGCCTCCGCCTGACGCTGAAGTTCCTCTTCCTCgcggcgacgtctgagctgttGTTGGAAATGTTGCTGCGCCTGCAGTTCATGCCTCTGAATGGGAGGTGATAAGTGAAGAGGCTCAGTTCTATTATATGGTTTGAATCGGCTCCTGGACACGCTGATCTACATATTTACaacctattcatccatccattttctaatccgcttatcctcacgagtgccgcgggcctgctggagcctatgccagctgtctgggaagtaggcggggtacaccctgaactggttgccagccaatcacggggcacacaaagacgaacaaccattcacgctcggGACAATTCGAGAGtattccatcaacctgccatgcatgtttttggaatgtggggggaaaccgtagtacccggagaatttACAACCTACATTCTAAATATAGAATTGAGTTGGATCTCTCTCAACGTGAAGCTACAAAATActatgacaaacaaaaacaaaaaaattatgacaCAATTATGGCATCACATTTCACGTCAGAAGCAAGCCTTGCTAAGGTCGAAGGTCTTTCAAGTTATATCCCAACTATACCTTGAAAGCTTCCCTTCGTCGGTATTCTAGCTTGGCCATCTCTTCTGCTACCCAACCGGGGATATCAGGGATGGCAACATGGATGATGTACTTTAGGAGGATGGCAAAGTGCTGTAAACCATGAGACCATAGAGGGACACGTTCATCACATCACAAGGTCAATATGtcatattttcatcctaaaaaaaaacaactgtgagGCTTTGTGTGTACTACGGGTTATAAACACACAGCACCAAACAGAAAACCATGCATATAGAGCATTTAGGTATTTCATATAGTAAAACACATTCCTTGATTTTACAGCTTTTTAGGGAGAGGGAAATGCAGGGTAGGAATTTTGTGATGTGATGATAAAAgtatcatctgcattcattcacATTCTATAATGTTTCTCCACATTCGGGTCGGgggtatgctggagcccatcccagctgacgaCGGGCGAGAGGCGTCACGCATCCAAAACTGGTCGggggccaatcgcaggacacatttAGACATGCAACCATTATTCTATTCTATGGACGCAGAAAAATAATCAATGAAAGTTTTAATTCCAAGAGCGTTGCTTCACAGAGTGTTTTGAGACCGAAGCCGAATGCATGTAATCCCAGACAGACTACAATTACTTACTCACAAATACTAAAATCTGTGAGGTGGCATttctgaacattaaaaaaaaaaaaaaaactcatcaccGTTTGTTTACCAAgcctaaataaaaaatatttgaacagtAATATAAACTCCCCCATGAGTTATTGTTAAGCATCCTTTGGTCCCTTGAGGGCACTATACAAAccaatttgttattattattattattattatagactGCACCTCGCATGACGACATTGCTTACCTCCAACAACACAATGGAGACGACGGTCATCTCGGGACTCAACCAGGGGAAAAGACGCTGCAGTTGACCACACTGACCAATCAGGTAACAGTTAACAATAATGGCTATCAAGCCCATGGCCTCCATTGCAGTCTAGGGGTTCAGAGAGAAAGAcagactttttttctccccccacaaGCTATCACAGACCCCAAAATGTAGAGTAAGCCCTGCCTGAAGGCTTTTTGGCCAAGCGCACTGACCTGCCATTGGCCAATGTTCTCCACCCTTTGGCCAAAGGGCCTCTGCAGGCCCGTGCAGAGCTTGAGGGCATCACTGCGGATCTCGATGATATTGTTGATGAGCGCACACATGGCGGCCAGAGGAAAGGCAGAGGAGAAGAGCACCACATAACCAAATTGAATGAACATCTCCTGGTAGTCCTGAAGAGTATCCTGCATTACAGAACAGTTTGGTTCAGCATTTTGGTGATTGATGCAGTGAAAGAATAATCGCAGACGTCAACAAAGATCTCCGTGACAAACAAGatttaatatttataataacaatggctaacaaaaagcgcttgcatccAAAAGGCAAGGGAACAAAAATAGAACCGAGTATGCGAAAGAAAAACAACGTCGTATAGGAAAACACGCGAGAAAAATCcaatatgtaaaataaaagtctgccgagcagagaaaaatagtaCCGAGAAGCTAGAGCGAGAAACACGACGGGAACGATAACAAACAACAGGTCAACGAGCGCGGAAGTGGCAATGctataaacaatactccgacacaggtgcacAGCATAAGAGCCATTAAATACAGAATCTCATAATtcaagattggcagcaggtgtgcaccccGAAGACCGCTCGTGCCACCtactggccagaccgaaaaacagaaccatgacagtggCTTTGGGTGAACTTTTAGCATCAACCTAAAATGCACAATGACCTTATCAGGTTAAATGAATTTGACATCTAAAGCTTTGAATGCACGGCCAACTGTTCAGTGTTTCAGTGATTTTTGCACAACATGAACAGCATAATGAAGAGAAAAATGAAGGAAATCtgtattttggcctgttttactacCGCTTCTCCTGGAAACGGGACACTTTCTCCCGACTCTTTGACAATTCAAGGCTGTACCAGTATCAATAATCTTGAATTAAGAAGAGGACTGTTTACATGTTAATTCTAACTGAACCAGAAAAATTTATCGGAAAGCCACAtaagacaatttttttgtgagtggtGGATACAGTATTTCTCGGCAACCTACCTCATACGTCTGCATACAGCTTTCGATCTCAGCTTGCGCGAGAGTGACAGTTTGGGGTTCTTCTGGCGGATCAATCCAGGACTTCTTGTCCTCTTTGGTCTCATccatgttttttcttctctgacGGAGACCGTTTGGTTCTCTTGAAGAGGACACGGTGGTATTCTCTTTCGTGTCCTGTCAATGCAAATCATTTGCATTGATGATCAGTATTACTGCAGACATAAATACTTTCCCTTTTGATAAATCTCTGTTCATGGTGAATTTATGGTCTAAATTTATATTTTGTTATGGTGTCTTTTGGCCAAAGTACAAGACTGACACCAAATagaaattccttgtgtgttttatattttgACCAATATAGGTGGCTTTGATAACATTCAGGTACTCTTGGAGTAAGCCttcatgaaaatatttgaaacaaGCTTAGTGTCATTTTCATAAAGTAAACACCaactcattttgaaatgatatgTAAGTGTTTTGGGATTATAGTTAAACTATTAATATAGGCCATTATAAACATTTAAATGGAGGGCGTCATTACTCAAAGTTTCTGGCAGGGCTTGGTCCCTAAACGCCACAAATAATTagacattttatttaatctTATTGCACTCATTATAAACCCTCAAATGGAAATACTAAAGAGCAGGGTTTGGAAACCGGAAATGAAACGATGGCATACGGTCAGCTCACCTGAGACAGCAATTCCAGATCGCTGTCGTCGTCACAACTGTCAAAAATACTGGACGGATCCATTCCGTTCTCCACCAGCGTGGGGCTGTCCTCAGGGAAGGCGTCATCCGCCGTCTGCGCTTCCGCTGTGACGTCCTGGTAGTCGACTTTCTCTGTGAAGCTGACTTTCCGTTGCTTCAGGGCGCTGTCATTCATATCCCACTCTTCTTCCGTCAGCCTGAATCCAGCTTTCAAATCGCCCCTCGTCTTTGGCTGACTGTCCACGCCCGTGCTGTCGCTGGCTGGGAGTCCTCTGGGGCCCAGGAGAGAGTACGCCGTTATTGACGCTTGGGCCTTTCCCAGAGCCAGGCGGCCATACTTGAGCATGATGGCTTGTAGAAGCTCCCACAGGATCTTGGGGGTGAACACCCCCAGCTTGTTTTGTTCATAAAGGTAAGGCTGGAGGACCTCTTTAATGTTCTGGAGGAACTGACGGAAAATCAGTAGTGTTGCAAGCATCTGTGGAGAAACGTCAAACATGTTCTATCTTATGGGGAAAATAACACGAACATGGCATGACTGAATGAAAGCTCATTCGTAGATTGCACAGTCACTGTTTTATTATTGTCAACGTtatagttttgttcttggtatgCAATGTTATGtatagtggatataaaaagtctccacacccaagttcaaatgccaggtttttgtcatttgtcatttgaaaattcttttcgaccattaatgtgacctccAACCAATTTGCAACACCAAAAGAACACGACACCCACAGTGTAACATGCTGGTGGCAGCATCATGATTTGcgttttttcttcagctggaacgGGGCCGGGGGGGCTTAGACAAggtggagggaattatgaacGGTTTGGAATGGCAGTCGGCGTTCGCGCATAACTTTAAGGGCTCCTGctagaaagttaaaaaaaaaaagatattggcGACTAGAACTGCTGAAATTTATTCAGTGTTCATCagagagattttaaaaatgtggcaGCTGTGTATTGATTCACAGTTAACTTGTGTTCGAATGTGATGAcattaattctgaacacagccacatcccagTGATGTTAGGTCTTTACATGGACTTTCCCCctcgataaaaaaataaaataaaataaaaaatcggcgttgttgtacaggttataggtcacattattggtggaaaaagtttacgttttgaaacgttttatcttggcttcatttttttaacacacacacagagtaccgGTAGCTTTTATTCAGCATGATAGCATTCTTGTCTCACCTCTTTTAGTCGCTCCATATCCTTGAGGTAGAATCCAATGTAGAAAAGACTTAGATAAGAATTGATGAATTCAAACTGTAGAACAACAGAAGTCAGTCACCCTTAAATGAATCTCGCGTTACAGCTAAGTGTGAATCCGGGGGTGACTTACAAAAACCATCTTGATGATGAGATTATTGTCGTAGGCACTCTGAAGTCGATAATTTTCTGGAAAAACAACCAGAATGATGGAGTCATTCAAATACATTCTGTGTCAataccatgtaaaaaaaaaagaaaaaagaatggcACTCCATTACTGATACTTACCCATGTCATTGAGCCAATAGGCAATCTTCTTATAAACCTCATCACATATGGTTACAGTGATAGCCAGCAGAATCTTGGGAATAAATCTTGTGATGCTAGGTAGCTCCTGAATCTCCATAACCACTTCCTGGAAAGtcagttataataataataataataagacattttatttataagagcctttcaagacacccaaggacactttacaataacaaaaaacacaaaacaatacgggttgagcagcggcagccaaaacgcgccagcgttcactcaacccgaaggtcagaaagaaaccagagggggggcgggggggggggagaaaaaacccacgctcgaactaccttcattttgaggataatttgagtgatacaaaaaaaaacctcctgcacaagcatattacagttacaacaggtcacaaaacataaacaatgaagacgggttagcatgctaatgttaATGAAGAGTTAGCATgctatccatttttatttgcatatgGAATGCCCGCGGTTCTTCGAAAGCTTGGAACACGAATCGTACAGGATATTTGAATGtctatccccccccctcccccgtcgaAAGCAACTCTACAAATACACACTAGCTTTCTTGTGTGTTCTGTGGTGCAAACCTGCAGTTCCAGACAGAGCAGCATGATGAGGAAGACAAAACAGAGGCAGAGGAGGCAGATGGGGAGGCTGACCAGCCATCTGAACATAACCCTCTTCCATGGAGGGTAGTAGAATTCTTCACAGCCTGTTATGGGACTGCAACGTTTTACACCCTGCAGGTAGAAGAACAACGACAAAAGAATTCCAAATTTCCTTTCCAAGAATATGCGCTGCAGTCTTCTGGATTTAACAGTGATGCTTACCCTGAACTGTGGTCTGGGCTCCTCCAAGGACTCTGCAGGTGTGTCAAGGGTACCCCACCTGTAGGCCAGCTCGGCTTCTCGTCTCTTCCAGCGTTCCAAAAACAAGGACGCCCACACCACATTGAAGAGCGCAAACACCACACAGCATATATCCTGACTGgtctaaacaaaacaaagacaaaagcacCGATACTGTCCTTGAATGTCAGTAATGACTTTTCGAAATTCATGGAGTCATTTTCGCTACGCCCTTATTACAATGTTTCTCA
It includes:
- the ano8a gene encoding anoctamin-8 isoform X4, which encodes MHATGGGAADTDAADNQHRAAQRMERTPVGEQQRRTDDQYQQQGPSSATHGVLDKLFGKRLLQARHYILSRKSWLKMVPTENCDILMTFPGTVKHLRPDSVDDHTLLWLLNQIRVGIPQVSIQVRQHKHTQAYAFFITTTFENLLRGAEQMSMHKAVKPQFGGGMRRFSCEEDNIYENIESELCFFTSQERQSIIKYWLDNLRAKQGEVLHNIHFLEGQPIIPELVARGVIHQMFPLHEQRILNQLMTSWVQAVCERQPLDDICDYFGVKISMYFAWLGFYTNSMLYPAVIGFLLWILAEADQTSQDICCVVFALFNVVWASLFLERWKRREAELAYRWGTLDTPAESLEEPRPQFRGVKRCSPITGCEEFYYPPWKRVMFRWLVSLPICLLCLCFVFLIMLLCLELQEVVMEIQELPSITRFIPKILLAITVTICDEVYKKIAYWLNDMENYRLQSAYDNNLIIKMVFFEFINSYLSLFYIGFYLKDMERLKEMLATLLIFRQFLQNIKEVLQPYLYEQNKLGVFTPKILWELLQAIMLKYGRLALGKAQASITAYSLLGPRGLPASDSTGVDSQPKTRGDLKAGFRLTEEEWDMNDSALKQRKVSFTEKVDYQDVTAEAQTADDAFPEDSPTLVENGMDPSSIFDSCDDDSDLELLSQDTKENTTVSSSREPNGLRQRRKNMDETKEDKKSWIDPPEEPQTVTLAQAEIESCMQTYEDTLQDYQEMFIQFGYVVLFSSAFPLAAMCALINNIIEIRSDALKLCTGLQRPFGQRVENIGQWQTAMEAMGLIAIIVNCYLIGQCGQLQRLFPWLSPEMTVVSIVLLERHELQAQQHFQQQLRRRREEEELQRQAEARQENECHKSDAHHQHHHEKAAGGKPKRPSSLLGNNNVMKLKQIIPLQGKFSSSSSRSPAQSPTGGEAKLPGFLKFLKSTEVKKEPATAAGSPGSTGSSSATGGGQERNQSPNRTFSPGKLFSFSKSEGTVVYANGMQPPSQADSCHANRAELNSTHEELPSNESDKGEVDLESSGSKNS
- the LOC127617015 gene encoding DET1- and DDB1-associated protein 1-like; translated protein: MDFLKELPVFDKNNFAKFQADSNPQFAVYIPTQDYPSKQIIIQDSIYARSQFCEICKMLTLQHSLNSGRIINCRDARKALPRQREE
- the ano8a gene encoding anoctamin-8 isoform X2 — its product is MHATGGGAADTDAADNQHRAAQRMERTPVGEQQRRTDDQYQQQGPSSATHGVLDKLFGKRLLQARHYILSRKSWLKMVPTENCDILMTFPDSVDDHTLLWLLNQIRVGIPQVSIQVRQHKHTQAYAFFITTTFENLLRGAEQMSMHKAVKPQFGGGMRRFSCEEDNIYENIESELCFFTSQERQSIIKYWLDNLRAKQGEVLHNIHFLEGQPIIPELVARGVIHQMFPLHEQRILNQLMTSWVQAVCERQPLDDICDYFGVKISMYFAWLGFYTNSMLYPAVIGFLLWILAEADQTSQDICCVVFALFNVVWASLFLERWKRREAELAYRWGTLDTPAESLEEPRPQFRGVKRCSPITGCEEFYYPPWKRVMFRWLVSLPICLLCLCFVFLIMLLCLELQEVVMEIQELPSITRFIPKILLAITVTICDEVYKKIAYWLNDMENYRLQSAYDNNLIIKMVFFEFINSYLSLFYIGFYLKDMERLKEMLATLLIFRQFLQNIKEVLQPYLYEQNKLGVFTPKILWELLQAIMLKYGRLALGKAQASITAYSLLGPRGLPASDSTGVDSQPKTRGDLKAGFRLTEEEWDMNDSALKQRKVSFTEKVDYQDVTAEAQTADDAFPEDSPTLVENGMDPSSIFDSCDDDSDLELLSQDTKENTTVSSSREPNGLRQRRKNMDETKEDKKSWIDPPEEPQTVTLAQAEIESCMQTYEDTLQDYQEMFIQFGYVVLFSSAFPLAAMCALINNIIEIRSDALKLCTGLQRPFGQRVENIGQWQTAMEAMGLIAIIVNCYLIGQCGQLQRLFPWLSPEMTVVSIVLLEHFAILLKYIIHVAIPDIPGWVAEEMAKLEYRRREAFKRHELQAQQHFQQQLRRRREEEELQRQAEARQENECHKSDAHHQHHHEKAAGGKPKRPSSLLGNNNVMKLKQIIPLQGKFSSSSSRSPAQSPTGGEAKLPGFLKFLKSTEVKKEPATAAGSPGSTGSSSATGGGQERNQSPNRTFSPGKLFSFSKSEGTVVYANGMQPPSQADSCHANRAELNSTHEELPSNESDKGEVDLESSGSKNS
- the ano8a gene encoding anoctamin-8 isoform X3; amino-acid sequence: MHATGGGAADTDAADNQHRAAQRMERTPVGEQQRRTDDQYQQQGPSSATHGVLDKLFGKRLLQARHYILSRKSWLKMVPTENCDILMTFPGTVKHLRPDSVDDHTLLWLLNQIRVGIPQVSIQVRQHKHTQAYAFFITTTFENLLRGAEQMSMHKAVKPQFGGGMRRFSCEEDNIYENIESELCFFTSQERQSIIKYWLDNLRAKQGEVLHNIHFLEGQPIIPELVARGVIHQMFPLHEQRILNQLMTSWVQAVCERQPLDDICDYFGVKISMYFAWLGFYTNSMLYPAVIGFLLWILAEADQTSQDICCVVFALFNVVWASLFLERWKRREAELAYRWGTLDTPAESLEEPRPQFRGVKRCSPITGCEEFYYPPWKRVMFRWLVSLPICLLCLCFVFLIMLLCLELQEVVMEIQELPSITRFIPKILLAITVTICDEVYKKIAYWLNDMENYRLQSAYDNNLIIKMVFFEFINSYLSLFYIGFYLKDMERLKEMLATLLIFRQFLQNIKEVLQPYLYEQNKLGVFTPKILWELLQAIMLKGLPASDSTGVDSQPKTRGDLKAGFRLTEEEWDMNDSALKQRKVSFTEKVDYQDVTAEAQTADDAFPEDSPTLVENGMDPSSIFDSCDDDSDLELLSQDTKENTTVSSSREPNGLRQRRKNMDETKEDKKSWIDPPEEPQTVTLAQAEIESCMQTYEDTLQDYQEMFIQFGYVVLFSSAFPLAAMCALINNIIEIRSDALKLCTGLQRPFGQRVENIGQWQTAMEAMGLIAIIVNCYLIGQCGQLQRLFPWLSPEMTVVSIVLLEHFAILLKYIIHVAIPDIPGWVAEEMAKLEYRRREAFKRHELQAQQHFQQQLRRRREEEELQRQAEARQENECHKSDAHHQHHHEKAAGGKPKRPSSLLGNNNVMKLKQIIPLQGKFSSSSSRSPAQSPTGGEAKLPGFLKFLKSTEVKKEPATAAGSPGSTGSSSATGGGQERNQSPNRTFSPGKLFSFSKSEGTVVYANGMQPPSQADSCHANRAELNSTHEELPSNESDKGEVDLESSGSKNS
- the ano8a gene encoding anoctamin-8 isoform X1, which gives rise to MHATGGGAADTDAADNQHRAAQRMERTPVGEQQRRTDDQYQQQGPSSATHGVLDKLFGKRLLQARHYILSRKSWLKMVPTENCDILMTFPGTVKHLRPDSVDDHTLLWLLNQIRVGIPQVSIQVRQHKHTQAYAFFITTTFENLLRGAEQMSMHKAVKPQFGGGMRRFSCEEDNIYENIESELCFFTSQERQSIIKYWLDNLRAKQGEVLHNIHFLEGQPIIPELVARGVIHQMFPLHEQRILNQLMTSWVQAVCERQPLDDICDYFGVKISMYFAWLGFYTNSMLYPAVIGFLLWILAEADQTSQDICCVVFALFNVVWASLFLERWKRREAELAYRWGTLDTPAESLEEPRPQFRGVKRCSPITGCEEFYYPPWKRVMFRWLVSLPICLLCLCFVFLIMLLCLELQEVVMEIQELPSITRFIPKILLAITVTICDEVYKKIAYWLNDMENYRLQSAYDNNLIIKMVFFEFINSYLSLFYIGFYLKDMERLKEMLATLLIFRQFLQNIKEVLQPYLYEQNKLGVFTPKILWELLQAIMLKYGRLALGKAQASITAYSLLGPRGLPASDSTGVDSQPKTRGDLKAGFRLTEEEWDMNDSALKQRKVSFTEKVDYQDVTAEAQTADDAFPEDSPTLVENGMDPSSIFDSCDDDSDLELLSQDTKENTTVSSSREPNGLRQRRKNMDETKEDKKSWIDPPEEPQTVTLAQAEIESCMQTYEDTLQDYQEMFIQFGYVVLFSSAFPLAAMCALINNIIEIRSDALKLCTGLQRPFGQRVENIGQWQTAMEAMGLIAIIVNCYLIGQCGQLQRLFPWLSPEMTVVSIVLLEHFAILLKYIIHVAIPDIPGWVAEEMAKLEYRRREAFKRHELQAQQHFQQQLRRRREEEELQRQAEARQENECHKSDAHHQHHHEKAAGGKPKRPSSLLGNNNVMKLKQIIPLQGKFSSSSSRSPAQSPTGGEAKLPGFLKFLKSTEVKKEPATAAGSPGSTGSSSATGGGQERNQSPNRTFSPGKLFSFSKSEGTVVYANGMQPPSQADSCHANRAELNSTHEELPSNESDKGEVDLESSGSKNS